The following proteins come from a genomic window of Leopardus geoffroyi isolate Oge1 chromosome A3, O.geoffroyi_Oge1_pat1.0, whole genome shotgun sequence:
- the GHRH gene encoding somatoliberin → MLLWVFFLVILTLDSGSHCSPPPLPLRMPRYADAVFTNSYRKVLGQLSARKLLQDIMSRQQGERNQEQGAKVRLGRQVDSVWAGQKQMALESILVALLQKHRNSQG, encoded by the exons ATGCTGCTCTGGGTGTTCTTCCTGGTGATCCTCACCCTCGACAGTGGCTCCCACTGCTCCCCGCCACCCCTGCCCCTCAG AATGCCTCGGTATGCAGATGCCGTCTTCACCAACAGCTACCGGAAGGTGCTGGGTCAGCTGTCTGCCCGCAAGCTACTGCAGGACATCATGAGCAGGCAGCAGGG agagagaaaccaggagCAAGGAGCAAAGGTACGGCTTGGCCGTCAGGTGGACAGCGTGTGGGCAGGTCAAAAGCAGATGGCGTTGGAGAGCATCCTGGTGGCCCTGCTGCAGAAGCACAG GAATTCCCAAGGATGA